ATGAGAGCGTATCCTGAAGTTGGCATTTTATGCCTTTCCAGTTCTTCATAGCATTCTTCCAATTTGTGATTGGCTTTTTTGAGTGAGTAGGAGCTCCATTCCGAAAAGTTTAAATGGTGCTTTGCTTCTTTAATATGATGTTCTATAAACCATGATACTGGAGCAATTTCTGAATACCATGGGTAATGGGTAGTATTAGAATGACAGTCATAGCAAGCAGATTTGACCATCGTTTTAATTTCTTCGGGTGCTTTTGTAAGCGCTAAGAAGTCGTTTTCGGCAACAAAAAGCGCGTTGTTTTTTTCTATTCTAATAAACTGAATAAGAATAAAAAGTACAACTATGATAATGAGAGCTCTTTTCAAGAGTTTAAATTATATGTAAAAAGAAACATTGGAATATTCCAATGTTTCTTTTTATTAAAGCGTAATTAATAAAAAAATTAAAGACTACTTACATAGCTCGTTAATCCTGTTTTACTAGCAACTGTATTAATTGCAGCATCAAGGTTGGTAATAGTAA
This DNA window, taken from Flavobacteriales bacterium, encodes the following:
- a CDS encoding heme-binding domain-containing protein, with the protein product MKRALIIIVVLFILIQFIRIEKNNALFVAENDFLALTKAPEEIKTMVKSACYDCHSNTTHYPWYSEIAPVSWFIEHHIKEAKHHLNFSEWSSYSLKKANHKLEECYEELERHKMPTSGYALMHKEARLSNEQIITLAQWFKNQMR